The DNA sequence CAAAGGAAATCTTACTCCTCTTGTGGAAAAGCTTATACAGCTAGGGATTTCAAGTGATAAAAAAATTGCAGTCATTGAACAGGCTACAACGCCTTATCAAAAGGTGTATACTTCATCTTTTGAGGATTTTAATGAAAAATTCGAAACCAAAACCTTTGCATCCCCTTCTCTGGTTGTGGTTGGAAAGATCGTCAATCTGCATGAAGAATTTTCATGGCTTGAAAATGCGGAAGAGGAAGGTCTTTACTTCAAATCAGTGGAAAACGGAAGTCTAATCCCTACAACTCAAAATTTCTTTGAATATGCTGTCTGAAACTAAATTAAATGTATTAAAACAAATCTCCGGAGACCTTTCCAGAGACGAAGCCATCTGGGCAAGCGGATATCTTGCGGGTATTGCCGGAGGAACTTCACTGACCGCTGTACTACCGCCACAGCAACTCAATAACAGCACTCAAAATGCTGTAAAAAAAATAACGCTGGCTTACGGAACAGAAACCGGAAACAGCAAAAAACTGGCTACAGCACTGGCAGGTATCGTGAAGAAAAAAGGACTTCAGGTTAAACTTGCTGATCTTTCGCAATACAAACCTAAAGATCTGGCTAAAGAAGAATTCTTTTTCATTGTGATCAGCACTCAGGGAGAAGGGGAACCGCCAGCCCTTGCCAAAAAATTCTACGATTATATTCATGAAAATGAAATTGATCTCAGCGGATTGAAATATGGAGTACTGGCCTTGGGAGACAGCAGTTATCCGCTGTTCTGCCAAACCGGAGAAGATGTAGATTCACGTTTTGAAATATTAGGGGCACAGCGCATTATTCCAATCAGGAAATGCGATATAGACTATGAACAGGAAGCTTCTCACTGGATAGAACATGTAGTAGAAACGGTAAATAAAAATGCAGATCAGAGTTCAAAAAATGTTGCAGCACCAAAGGTTTCTACCGGAAGAAAGAAATACCAGGGGAAAGTTTCAGCCATCATCAATCTGAACGATATTACTTCTGAAAAAGAAACCTATCATATTGAAATTGAAACAGAAGAAGCACTTACTTATCAACCTGGAGCAGCTTTGGGAGTTATCCCGTTCAATTCAAAATCTGTAGTGGATGAAATTATTACGCTGACAGGAATTGATCCTCAGAAACAGATACAAACAGCTAAGGTTACAGCTTCTGTTGAAGTACTTTTACACAAACATCTTAACATCAGCTATTTACTCAAATCTGTTGTTGCACAATATGCAAAAATAACGGGACATTCCATCCCGGAAGTGAGACTCAGCCTTCTAGATCTCCTCAGAATTTATCCCGTAAAAAATGCAGAGGAATTTGAAGAAATCTTACATATAGTAACCGCTCAGGCACCACGTCTGTATTCAATCTCATCCTCTCTGGAAGCACATGGTGACACGGAAATTCATATTACCGTTGCGAAATCAGAGTTCTTTATTGATCATCAGAAACACAACGGATTATGCAGTGGTTTTCTGAGTGAATTTAAAGAAGGAGAAGAGGTTGAATTTTATATTCAGGATGCAGGACACTTCAAACTTCCGGAAGCCGATAAAGACATCATTATGATAGGACCGGGAACAGGTATTGCGCCATTCAGATCTTTTCTTTGGGAACGTGATGCAACAGGTGCAGAAGGAAGAAACTGGCTGTTTTTCGGAGACAGGAATTTCGTTTCAGATTTTCTTTACCAGGCTGAACTTCAGGATTTCCTTAAAACAGGCAGCTTAACTCATTTAGATCTTGCTTTTTCCAGGGATACAAATGAAAAAATATATGTTCAGCACAGGTTGGAGCAAAAAGCTCAGGAAGTATTTTACTGGTTGGAAGGTGGTGCATCAGTATACGTATGTGGCGCTAAAGAACCAATGGCCCGTGATGTGGAACAAACACTTCTGAACATTATTCAGAATGAAGGAAAACGCAGCAAAGAAGATGCTGTAAACTATCTGGAAGAAATGGAGCTTGATGGCAGATATGCCAAAGATGTTTATTAGACAGAATAAAGAAGTATTCGTAAAAAATTAAAGGAAACATTTATGAACAACGATAAAGAAAACCTTTCACCGGTAGAAAGGATTAAAACCAGCAGTAATGGGCTCAGAGGATCTTTAAAAGAGAGCCTTGCTGATCAATTTACCGGAGCTATCCGGGAAGATGACCAAACTTTGATCAAATTCCATGGAATGTACCAGCAGGACGACAGAGACCGAAGGGAAGAGCGTGTCTCCAAAAAACTGGAATGGCTGTATTCTTATATGATCAGATTGAGACTTCCCGGTGGCTTTTTAACTCCGGAACAATGGGTAGGATTGAATGAAAAAGCAGAAGATCATTCTACAGGAACCATTAAAGTAACCACAAGACAAACCATTCAGCTGCATGGGATTTTAAAATCGCATTTAAGACCTACCATTCAGAGCTTCAATCTGCAGCATCTGGATTCTATTGCAGCCTGTGGAGATGTCAACAGAAATGTTACCTGTACAGCCAATCCTTCAGAATCCCCTTTACAGCAGGAAGCTTACGAGCTGGCAGGAAAAATCAGTGAAATGTGCCTTCCAAAAACCAAATCTTACTACGATATCTGGATTGATGATGAACTTTTGGTTGATCGTAAAGCTGAAGAAGATCCGTTATACCAGGACAGATATCTTCCAAGAAAACTGAAAATAGGAATTGCTGTTCCGCCAAATAACGATGTAGATGTATTTATCAATGATATTGCATTGATCGCCATTATTGAGAATGATAAAATTGTGGGTTACAATATTGCTGCCGGAGGCGGACTGGGAGCCACTCACGGAAATGAAGCCACGTATGCCCGTCTTGCATCAATCCTTGGATTTGTGGATACGGAAGAAAAAGTATTAAAAGCCGTCTACGAAATCATCACGGTTCAAAGAGACTTTGGAAACAGAAGCGACCGAAAATTATCAAGGTTAAAATATACGATTGATAAATTGGGTATCAACCAGTACAGAGCTGAAGTAGAAAAAAGAACGGGATTCAGTTTTGAACCGGCCCGTGAATTTACATTTACACAAAGAAAAGACCGCTACGGCTGGATCCAGAATCACGAAGGAAAATGGTTCTATACTGTATTTGTAGAGCATGGAAGAATCCTTAATACAGCTGAATATCCTTTAAAATCAGGATTATTAAAAATTGCACAGACTGGTAAAGCCAATTTCCGTTTTACCTGCAACCAGAACCTTATCCTAGCTGATATTGATGAAAAAGATAAAGCTGAAATTGAATCTGTCTTAAAAGAACACGGAATCTTTGATAATACAAACGGTGCAAGCGCCTTACGTAAAAATTCTGTTGCCTGCGTAGCTTTGAATACCTGTTCACTGGCTTTAGCGGAAGCTCAACGTTATCTTCCTTCTCTGGTCACAAAAATAGAACCTATCCTTGAGAAACATGGTCTTTTGGAAGAAGATATTACAATCCGTATGACCGGCTGTCCTAACGGTTGCGGAAGATCTCCCAATGCGGAAATAGGATTTGTAGGAACAGCCTATGGAAAATATAATCTTCACATCGGAGGAGACCGTTTAGGAATGCGATTGAATACAAAGTTTAAAGAAAATATAGGGGAGGAAGAGATTCTTACCACGCTGGATGAGCTTTTCGGGATTTATGTACAGAAAAGACTTGTAGAGGAAACATTTGGTGATTTTTCATACCGTTACTTACACACCTTAAATTAATTATATGGCTAATTTTCATTATGATCTGAAAAAAAACAAAAATAATCAACCTCTTCTTTTAGGCAGACGAATGTGTATGTGTTGTTGATTCTCAAATAACAATACATACAAAGCTGTTTCAACTTTTTGAACCATGAGAAAAAGTTAATACGACATCCTGTCATTGCGAACCAAAGGTGAAGCAATCTCAGCATTATATTAACGGCTTAAACCACCCCGTCAAAAATTCAATGAATTTTTGCCACCCCTCCAGAGGAGGGGAATTCTAAGCCCTTCAATTGTAACATAAAAACGATATTGAAGATTTCATCATTAAAGGTGAAAAGTTCAGACAGCTTCATTCTCAACCTAAAAAATGAAGAAAAAAATGAAAAACAAAAAGCAGGGAAATTTTCTACCTAAAGCAGGTATTATAGCATTTACATTTCTATTTTTTAACCTTGCAGAAGCACAGCAGCAGCTTATAGAGCTTAGCGGAAGCATCAAAAATACAGGAACACACAAAGGTCTCGATTCTGTAAAAGTACAGATAGAAAATACACAGGACACCGCATTAACCGATCAATCGGGTAATTTTAAGCTCAGAACAAGGGTTACTATTCCATTCAGAGTGGTTATTCAGAAAGACGGATTCAGCAGCCAGACGGTTGAAATCCTTTCACCTTCCAACAAAATAACGGTGGGACTTAATCCTCAGAACACCATCATTGATGATGTCGTGATTTCAGCCTCCAGAGTTCCTGAAAAAATATTAAGATCACCGATCGCCATTGAAAAAATTGATATCAAAACAATCAGGGAAAGTCCGGCAGCTTCGTTTTATGAAACCCTGGAAAATGTAAAAGGGTTACAGCTTTTAACGTCCAGTCTTACCTTAAAAATCCCCAATTCAAGAGGATTTAACTCGCCTAATAATTTCCGTTTTATGCAGTTGGTAGATGGTGTAGATGTACAGTCGGCAACGCTGGGCGTACCATTGGGAAATGCAATAGGCCCTACAGAACTGGATATCCAGTCAATGGAAGTAACCCCGGGAGCCGCTTCAGCACTGTACGGAATGAATGCCATTAACGGACTGGCGAGTTTACAGACCAAAGATCCGTTTACTTCTGAAGGAATAAGTGTTTATTTCCGTGGCGGAGTGAATCATGTAGATAATGTTAACCATAAAATAAGTTCCCTGGGAGAAAGTGCCATCCGTTTTGCAAAAGTGATTAATAAAAACTTTGCAGTGAAGGTGAATGCTTCCTATTTCAGCGGAACAGACTGGATTTCCAATAATCTGACTGATCAGAATCCCGGTCCATTGGTAACAGCCAATCCTAATTTTTCGCTGGCCAATAATCCGGCTGAAGACCTCTGGAATAAATACGGTGACGAAAGAAACAACCGTTTTGCCGTAAAAGTGGATTACAACGGTAAACCTACTACATTCAACGTTTCCAGAACAGGATATCTTGAGAAAGATCTTGTGAGTCCTGATGTGAAGAATATCAAATTCGATGCAGGATTATATTACCGTTTCGGAGACCAGTGGAGAACTTCTTACGTGTATCGTTACGGTTTGCTGGACGGAACTTTCCAGAGAGGAAATAAAATCCGCTTGCAAAACGCTACGGTTCAGAACCATAAAGTAGAACTGACAGGAAGAGAGTTAACTTTCAGAGCATATGTATCCATCGAAAATACGGGAGATTCTTATAACCTGAAGCCTTTGGCAGACAATCTGGACCTTACGAATCTTTCCAATACCAACTGGAAAAATATATTTCAAACTGCTCTTCAGAACAGCTTAAATGCTGGAACCAATCTTAATGACGCATTTATTCTCGCCCGTCAGGAAGCTGATAAAAACAGGGCAGTTCCCGGAACCACAGCCTTTGAACAGTTAAAAAACACCATTATCGGAATCAATAACTGGGATTCAGCCAATGCAGGAGTAGCTGGAGCTCCGGCAACAGGAGGAGCAAAGCTTGAACAGAAATCCCGCTTTTATCAGGGTGAGCTTACCTATGATTTCAGCAGATTTGTGAAAATTTTCAGCCTTCTGGCTGGTGTGGATTACCGACTGTATAGCATTACTCCGGATGGAAATAACTTTGTTGATTTCAACCGTCCTGTGAGTGAAAGAAATATTCCTTTAGCCAACGGCACCTTCGGGAAAGATGTGATCTATCAGAAATATGGTGCTTTTGCACAGATTACGAAGCTTTTCTTTGATGATAAATTAAAAATCAATGCCGCTTTACGTGTCGACAGAAATCCGGAGTTTGAAGCAAAGCTCAATCCAAGGATCAGCGTGGTGTATTCCCCTGTTAAAGAACATAACTTCAGGGCATCTTTTCAAAACGGATATCGTTTCCCTTCGTTATTTGAAGCACTTTCTTTCGTGAACAACGGGAATGTAAGAAGAGTAGGAGGTCTTTCAAAAGTAAATGACGGATTAGGTTATCTGGAAAATTCTTATACACTGGCTTCTATTGACCAGTTTACCTCAGCGGTAAATGCAGATGTGGATGCAGGAAAAACCCAAAGCCAGGCTGCTCAGGATAATAAACAGCTTTTAACGGTAGCCAGTTTACAAAAACTACAGCCGGAAAAAATCAATTCATTTGAAGTAGGATATAAGTCTGTGTTTTTCAATAATAAACTGGTGCTGGACTGGGATTTCTATTACAATATCTACGAAGGATTCCTGGGGCAGGTAGAAGTGGCTGTTCCAAAAAACAGCCAGGTGGGAAGCAATGCAGCCGTACTTGCGATGCTCGACAGAAGTAAACAGGACAGATACAGGGTTTATACCAACAGTAACAGCACTTACAAAAGTTATGGAACCTCTTTGGGAGTCCGGTATAATATTACAGGAAACTATAATATCAATACCAATGTTTCTTATAACGATCTTGCATCCAACAATACCTCAGACCTCTTTATTACTGCATTCAACACTCCGAAATGGATGGTAAACGTAAGTGTTGGTAACAGAGAAATCGTCAAAAACATAGGGTTTACCATTGTAGGAAGATGGCAGAGTGGCTTTACATGGGAAAGTCCTTTGGCATCAGGACCCATTCCGGCTTATTATACGATTGATGCACAGGCAACATGGAAACTTCCTGAAATTCATGCGAATATTAAAATTGGAGCTACCAATTTACTTAACCGCCGTTATTTCCAGTATGCAGCTGGCCCTGAAATCGGAGGCCTGTATTATCTCGCTTTTACGTATGACTTAAAACTGTAATCAGGATGAGCAATTCTTTATATCCCATATTTTTAAAACTTGAAAACCTGTCACTGCTGATCATTGGTGGTGGCAAGGTTGCCCTTGAAAAACTAGAGTCCGTATTGGGAAACTCTCCGGATACTTTCATCAAACTGGTGGCGAAAGA is a window from the Chryseobacterium indologenes genome containing:
- a CDS encoding diflavin oxidoreductase, encoding MLSETKLNVLKQISGDLSRDEAIWASGYLAGIAGGTSLTAVLPPQQLNNSTQNAVKKITLAYGTETGNSKKLATALAGIVKKKGLQVKLADLSQYKPKDLAKEEFFFIVISTQGEGEPPALAKKFYDYIHENEIDLSGLKYGVLALGDSSYPLFCQTGEDVDSRFEILGAQRIIPIRKCDIDYEQEASHWIEHVVETVNKNADQSSKNVAAPKVSTGRKKYQGKVSAIINLNDITSEKETYHIEIETEEALTYQPGAALGVIPFNSKSVVDEIITLTGIDPQKQIQTAKVTASVEVLLHKHLNISYLLKSVVAQYAKITGHSIPEVRLSLLDLLRIYPVKNAEEFEEILHIVTAQAPRLYSISSSLEAHGDTEIHITVAKSEFFIDHQKHNGLCSGFLSEFKEGEEVEFYIQDAGHFKLPEADKDIIMIGPGTGIAPFRSFLWERDATGAEGRNWLFFGDRNFVSDFLYQAELQDFLKTGSLTHLDLAFSRDTNEKIYVQHRLEQKAQEVFYWLEGGASVYVCGAKEPMARDVEQTLLNIIQNEGKRSKEDAVNYLEEMELDGRYAKDVY
- a CDS encoding NADPH-dependent assimilatory sulfite reductase hemoprotein subunit; protein product: MNNDKENLSPVERIKTSSNGLRGSLKESLADQFTGAIREDDQTLIKFHGMYQQDDRDRREERVSKKLEWLYSYMIRLRLPGGFLTPEQWVGLNEKAEDHSTGTIKVTTRQTIQLHGILKSHLRPTIQSFNLQHLDSIAACGDVNRNVTCTANPSESPLQQEAYELAGKISEMCLPKTKSYYDIWIDDELLVDRKAEEDPLYQDRYLPRKLKIGIAVPPNNDVDVFINDIALIAIIENDKIVGYNIAAGGGLGATHGNEATYARLASILGFVDTEEKVLKAVYEIITVQRDFGNRSDRKLSRLKYTIDKLGINQYRAEVEKRTGFSFEPAREFTFTQRKDRYGWIQNHEGKWFYTVFVEHGRILNTAEYPLKSGLLKIAQTGKANFRFTCNQNLILADIDEKDKAEIESVLKEHGIFDNTNGASALRKNSVACVALNTCSLALAEAQRYLPSLVTKIEPILEKHGLLEEDITIRMTGCPNGCGRSPNAEIGFVGTAYGKYNLHIGGDRLGMRLNTKFKENIGEEEILTTLDELFGIYVQKRLVEETFGDFSYRYLHTLN
- a CDS encoding TonB-dependent receptor — translated: MKNKKQGNFLPKAGIIAFTFLFFNLAEAQQQLIELSGSIKNTGTHKGLDSVKVQIENTQDTALTDQSGNFKLRTRVTIPFRVVIQKDGFSSQTVEILSPSNKITVGLNPQNTIIDDVVISASRVPEKILRSPIAIEKIDIKTIRESPAASFYETLENVKGLQLLTSSLTLKIPNSRGFNSPNNFRFMQLVDGVDVQSATLGVPLGNAIGPTELDIQSMEVTPGAASALYGMNAINGLASLQTKDPFTSEGISVYFRGGVNHVDNVNHKISSLGESAIRFAKVINKNFAVKVNASYFSGTDWISNNLTDQNPGPLVTANPNFSLANNPAEDLWNKYGDERNNRFAVKVDYNGKPTTFNVSRTGYLEKDLVSPDVKNIKFDAGLYYRFGDQWRTSYVYRYGLLDGTFQRGNKIRLQNATVQNHKVELTGRELTFRAYVSIENTGDSYNLKPLADNLDLTNLSNTNWKNIFQTALQNSLNAGTNLNDAFILARQEADKNRAVPGTTAFEQLKNTIIGINNWDSANAGVAGAPATGGAKLEQKSRFYQGELTYDFSRFVKIFSLLAGVDYRLYSITPDGNNFVDFNRPVSERNIPLANGTFGKDVIYQKYGAFAQITKLFFDDKLKINAALRVDRNPEFEAKLNPRISVVYSPVKEHNFRASFQNGYRFPSLFEALSFVNNGNVRRVGGLSKVNDGLGYLENSYTLASIDQFTSAVNADVDAGKTQSQAAQDNKQLLTVASLQKLQPEKINSFEVGYKSVFFNNKLVLDWDFYYNIYEGFLGQVEVAVPKNSQVGSNAAVLAMLDRSKQDRYRVYTNSNSTYKSYGTSLGVRYNITGNYNINTNVSYNDLASNNTSDLFITAFNTPKWMVNVSVGNREIVKNIGFTIVGRWQSGFTWESPLASGPIPAYYTIDAQATWKLPEIHANIKIGATNLLNRRYFQYAAGPEIGGLYYLAFTYDLKL